The Clostridium chauvoei genome has a window encoding:
- a CDS encoding ABC transporter permease: MKNRGLKSILAVILGLLAGAILMAIIGSNPIEGYSYLFQGGLKNIERIANTVATATPLILTGLSVAFAFRTGLFNIGAAGQMLCGGLCATAVGLTVNLPRPLLLITMILAGFLGGALCAAIPGILKARYNVNEVVSTIMMNWISYWVVYYTIPAYFKGAFLETESAKLSAEASLQAPWISELFQGSFINYGVLIAIIAVIIIGFILNRTVLGYELKAVGFNRYAAEYSGMPVKRNIVISMMIAGGLAGLAGVAQYAGNVANMQIGVTPSQGFDGIAVALLGANSPIGVLFAALFFGLLYTGKGFMSAMTSIPPEIADTIMATIIYFAATSAVVDKVFDKFRRRKVQMNTDKLVEEDPSVIDNKNKRKGDK; the protein is encoded by the coding sequence ATGAAGAATAGAGGTTTAAAATCCATTCTTGCAGTTATACTAGGGTTATTAGCTGGAGCAATCCTAATGGCGATTATAGGAAGTAATCCAATAGAAGGATATAGTTATTTATTCCAAGGTGGATTAAAGAATATAGAAAGAATAGCTAATACAGTAGCAACAGCTACTCCACTTATTCTTACTGGACTTTCAGTAGCTTTTGCCTTTAGAACAGGTTTATTTAATATAGGTGCAGCAGGACAAATGCTGTGTGGAGGTCTTTGTGCAACAGCAGTTGGATTAACAGTAAATCTTCCAAGACCATTGTTGTTAATAACAATGATTTTAGCTGGTTTCTTAGGAGGAGCACTTTGTGCAGCTATTCCAGGGATACTTAAGGCTAGATATAATGTTAATGAAGTTGTTTCAACAATTATGATGAATTGGATATCCTATTGGGTTGTATATTATACAATACCAGCTTACTTTAAAGGTGCTTTCTTAGAAACAGAATCAGCTAAACTATCAGCTGAAGCTTCATTACAAGCCCCTTGGATTTCAGAATTATTTCAAGGGTCTTTTATAAACTATGGAGTTTTAATTGCAATTATAGCTGTTATAATAATTGGATTTATTTTAAATAGAACAGTTCTTGGATATGAATTAAAGGCAGTTGGATTTAATAGATATGCAGCTGAATACTCAGGAATGCCAGTAAAGAGAAATATAGTAATTTCTATGATGATAGCAGGAGGACTTGCAGGGCTTGCAGGTGTTGCTCAATATGCAGGTAATGTAGCAAATATGCAAATAGGTGTTACACCATCTCAAGGTTTTGACGGGATTGCTGTAGCGCTACTTGGTGCTAACTCTCCAATTGGAGTTTTATTTGCAGCATTATTCTTTGGACTTTTATATACAGGCAAAGGATTTATGAGTGCCATGACATCTATTCCTCCTGAAATAGCTGATACAATTATGGCTACAATTATTTATTTTGCTGCAACAAGTGCAGTAGTGGATAAGGTTTTTGATAAATTTAGACGTAGAAAGGTTCAAATGAATACTGATAAACTAGTAGAAGAAGATCCGTCTGTTATAGATAATAAAAATAAAAGAAAGGGGGATAAATAA
- a CDS encoding IS256 family transposase, whose translation MTRKIDTNFDYNEEIKRCKTIDDVMGKNGLIQRLVKDVLENILEGEMEEHLGRNKYERVEAVDQTKKNYRNGYSRKNLRSSFGDVDLDVPRDRNAEFEPQIIKKYETVCTELDKKIISLYAKGMSTSDIQAEIEDLYGITISPSMVSKITDKVLASAAEWQNRVLDKIYPIVYLDAMYFKVRSNGKIVNKAVYICLGYTMEGYKDILGIWVDEAEGAKFWLGICNDLKNRGVKEILIACMDGLKGLPQAIKTVFPSVNIQTCIVHQIRNSIKYIASKDKKAFMKDLKEVYKATTEELALAQLDNLKERWGDKYGIVIDSWYNNWSNLSTFFDFSPTIRKMIYTTNILEGFNRQIRKFTKVRVIFPTDESLNKCVYLATMEILEKWTQPIHNWGATLAELSIIFEDQLKDELA comes from the coding sequence ATGACAAGAAAAATTGATACCAACTTTGATTACAATGAGGAAATTAAAAGATGTAAAACAATCGATGATGTAATGGGTAAAAACGGATTAATACAAAGATTAGTTAAAGATGTCCTTGAAAATATATTAGAAGGTGAAATGGAAGAACATCTAGGAAGAAATAAATATGAACGTGTAGAAGCAGTTGATCAAACTAAGAAGAACTACAGGAATGGTTATAGTCGCAAGAATTTAAGAAGTTCCTTCGGTGACGTCGACCTAGACGTACCCCGTGATAGAAATGCTGAATTTGAGCCACAAATTATAAAAAAATATGAAACTGTGTGTACTGAGTTAGATAAAAAGATTATATCTTTATATGCTAAAGGTATGTCAACATCTGATATTCAGGCTGAAATTGAAGACTTATATGGAATAACTATATCACCATCGATGGTATCTAAAATAACTGATAAAGTGCTTGCTAGCGCCGCCGAATGGCAAAATAGAGTATTAGATAAAATATATCCAATAGTTTATTTAGATGCTATGTACTTTAAAGTTAGAAGTAATGGAAAGATAGTTAACAAGGCTGTCTATATATGCTTAGGATACACTATGGAAGGATATAAAGATATTTTAGGTATATGGGTTGATGAAGCAGAAGGTGCTAAATTCTGGTTAGGAATTTGCAATGATTTAAAAAATAGAGGTGTAAAAGAAATTTTAATTGCTTGTATGGATGGATTAAAAGGTCTTCCACAAGCTATAAAAACAGTATTTCCATCAGTAAATATTCAAACATGTATTGTTCATCAAATAAGAAATTCAATAAAATACATAGCTTCAAAAGATAAAAAAGCATTTATGAAAGATTTGAAGGAGGTTTATAAGGCTACAACAGAGGAACTTGCGTTAGCACAGCTAGATAATTTAAAGGAGAGATGGGGAGATAAATATGGAATAGTAATAGATTCCTGGTATAACAATTGGAGTAACCTTTCAACATTTTTTGACTTCTCTCCAACTATAAGAAAGATGATTTATACTACAAATATCTTAGAGGGTTTTAATCGTCAAATACGTAAATTCACTAAAGTTAGAGTCATATTCCCAACTGATGAATCTTTAAATAAGTGTGTTTACTTAGCAACAATGGAGATACTAGAAAAATGGACTCAACCTATACATAATTGGGGTGCTACGCTAGCGGAGCTATCAATAATATTTGAAGATCAATTAAAAGATGAATTAGCTTAA
- a CDS encoding DUF975 family protein, whose amino-acid sequence MKSRAELKANAKDQLRGNWGIAILTCFVYLIIINSISYSEMIFDGSIEIFVDVVSLLLGGVLALGLSKFLLNLTRKDNSARFYDLFSGFNIYFKTLGLNILITIIVILGMIFLIVPGVIFAMMFSQAYFILSEDNEKGIIQCLSESKEMMIGHKLDYFVLNLSFIGWWIVSALTFGIGALWVHPYQKMTEANFYLDLKNN is encoded by the coding sequence ATGAAAAGTAGAGCTGAATTGAAAGCTAATGCTAAAGATCAATTGAGAGGAAACTGGGGAATTGCAATACTTACTTGTTTTGTTTATCTTATTATTATAAATAGTATAAGCTATAGTGAAATGATATTCGATGGAAGTATAGAAATATTTGTAGATGTAGTATCGCTATTATTAGGAGGAGTGCTAGCTTTAGGATTAAGTAAATTTCTATTAAACTTAACAAGAAAAGATAACAGTGCTAGATTTTATGATCTTTTTTCAGGATTTAATATTTACTTTAAAACTCTAGGACTAAATATATTAATTACTATTATAGTAATATTAGGAATGATATTTCTAATAGTGCCAGGAGTTATATTTGCAATGATGTTTTCACAAGCATATTTTATTTTAAGTGAGGATAATGAAAAGGGAATTATCCAATGCTTATCAGAAAGTAAAGAAATGATGATAGGACATAAACTTGATTATTTTGTTTTAAATTTAAGTTTCATTGGATGGTGGATAGTAAGTGCATTAACTTTCGGAATAGGAGCATTATGGGTACATCCTTATCAAAAAATGACAGAAGCAAACTTTTATTTAGACCTTAAAAATAATTAG
- a CDS encoding patatin-like phospholipase family protein — translation MKIGLVLSGGGGKGAYELGVWKALKELGIDKYIEVFSGASIGAFNAVLFAQDDIDAAEELWDEVTMDKLVPIGKIELFKKGLELAIGGKYLNIAKKYMLQKLEEGTVPKDGAKEIIDKYLDVSKVKERNKICYAACTELPEFKAKYFKINDFNDEISKEMIVASASLPLIYDCTEILGNKYIDGGVSDNTPIKPVYEEGCDIIIVVLLSKEAGIDRSLYPNSKIIELAPKNLDESVIKGTLNLDEQSKRVRIREGYYDTMDLLQPIMLMSEFKFKKDEEEKYKKLFKTYNWVKNKFYNKENRKNSYRNNLEKDIEM, via the coding sequence ATGAAAATTGGGTTAGTATTATCAGGTGGTGGCGGAAAAGGAGCTTATGAGTTAGGCGTTTGGAAAGCTCTAAAAGAACTTGGAATAGATAAATATATAGAAGTGTTTTCAGGTGCATCAATAGGAGCCTTTAATGCTGTACTATTTGCACAGGATGATATAGATGCAGCAGAGGAATTATGGGACGAAGTAACTATGGACAAGCTAGTTCCTATAGGTAAAATTGAACTTTTTAAAAAAGGATTAGAGCTTGCAATTGGAGGTAAATATTTAAATATAGCTAAAAAATATATGCTTCAAAAATTAGAAGAAGGAACGGTTCCAAAGGATGGAGCGAAAGAAATAATAGATAAATATTTAGATGTATCAAAAGTAAAAGAACGTAATAAAATATGTTACGCAGCATGTACAGAATTACCAGAATTCAAAGCGAAATATTTTAAGATAAATGATTTTAATGATGAAATATCAAAAGAAATGATAGTGGCATCAGCTTCATTACCACTTATATATGATTGTACAGAGATTTTAGGAAATAAGTATATAGATGGAGGAGTATCGGATAACACTCCTATTAAGCCTGTATATGAAGAAGGATGTGACATTATAATAGTAGTTTTACTATCTAAAGAAGCTGGAATAGATAGATCATTATATCCTAATAGCAAAATAATAGAGCTTGCACCAAAAAACCTAGATGAAAGCGTAATTAAGGGGACTTTAAATTTAGATGAGCAATCAAAGCGAGTAAGGATAAGAGAAGGCTATTATGATACAATGGATCTACTTCAACCTATTATGTTAATGTCAGAATTTAAGTTTAAAAAAGATGAAGAGGAAAAATATAAGAAACTTTTTAAAACTTACAATTGGGTTAAGAATAAATTTTATAATAAGGAAAATAGAAAGAATTCATATAGAAATAACTTAGAAAAAGATATAGAAATGTAA
- a CDS encoding SUV3 family DEAD/DEAH box RNA helicase, which yields MKKNALQRDFKKLKSQINQIEEIVHNSKPGALIEHESAIRKKLRQLKTMENEGFKEYDNLYERYEELLEYISKKMLDDYNRKNNTDFDFYQVLRGNYNVFINSGFMTLLTKHHIPKLISQEFEENFPANPKDEYSAARSMKRKFFIHLGETNTGKTYNAMERLKVAKKGIYLSPLRILALENYERLNNEGVICNLLTGEEELIKEGATHTSCTIEKANLNEEYDIAIIDEIQMIDDSQRGAAWSRALLGLRCKEIHVCGALNAKEILETIIKDCDDDFEFKEYKRNIPLEVQNRNFNNSEAEEGDAIVVFSKKKVLSLAEQYSSLGIKASIIYGDLPPEVRRKQYEQFINKENKILITTDAIGMGVNLPIKRIIFLDIQKFDGEEIRPLTSQEVKQVAGRAGRKGIYEVGYVATVRDNQRFIKEKLAEKDIVIKEAVIGPSEAILKVQGLPLNEKLALWATREETLDFYRKMDINEYLIILENIKRYKLKESIQWELLKVPFDVSKNELMDTFLDYVEELFVLKNKTITKPQCYKGNLDELECYYQRINMYYSFCKIFNLEFDVSWIYDERLEVSEEINKILLRI from the coding sequence TTGAAAAAGAATGCATTACAAAGAGATTTTAAAAAGCTTAAATCTCAAATAAATCAAATTGAAGAAATAGTTCATAATTCAAAACCAGGGGCTTTAATAGAACACGAGTCAGCAATACGTAAAAAACTAAGACAGCTTAAGACTATGGAAAATGAAGGCTTTAAAGAATATGATAATTTATATGAAAGATACGAAGAATTATTAGAATATATATCTAAAAAAATGTTAGATGATTATAATAGAAAAAATAATACTGATTTTGACTTTTATCAAGTATTAAGAGGAAATTATAATGTTTTTATTAACTCAGGGTTTATGACATTATTAACTAAGCATCATATACCTAAATTAATTTCTCAAGAGTTTGAAGAAAACTTTCCAGCAAACCCTAAAGATGAGTATAGTGCTGCAAGAAGTATGAAAAGAAAATTTTTCATACATTTAGGGGAAACGAATACAGGGAAAACTTATAATGCAATGGAACGTTTAAAAGTTGCTAAGAAGGGAATATATTTATCACCTCTTAGAATATTAGCTTTAGAAAACTATGAAAGATTAAATAATGAAGGTGTGATATGCAATTTATTAACTGGAGAAGAAGAATTAATTAAAGAGGGTGCTACACATACCTCTTGCACTATAGAAAAAGCTAACTTAAATGAGGAATATGATATTGCTATAATTGATGAAATTCAAATGATAGATGATTCACAAAGAGGTGCAGCTTGGAGTAGAGCTTTGCTTGGTTTAAGATGCAAAGAAATTCATGTATGTGGAGCTTTAAATGCTAAAGAAATATTAGAAACTATTATAAAAGATTGCGATGATGATTTTGAATTTAAAGAATATAAAAGAAATATACCTTTAGAAGTTCAAAATAGAAATTTTAATAATTCAGAAGCAGAGGAAGGAGATGCTATAGTAGTATTTTCAAAAAAGAAAGTATTAAGTCTTGCAGAACAGTATTCTAGTTTAGGAATAAAAGCAAGTATAATATATGGGGATTTGCCACCAGAAGTAAGAAGAAAGCAATATGAGCAATTTATAAATAAAGAAAATAAAATATTAATAACAACTGATGCAATTGGTATGGGGGTAAATTTGCCAATTAAAAGAATAATATTTTTAGATATACAAAAATTTGATGGAGAAGAAATAAGACCATTAACATCTCAAGAAGTTAAACAAGTTGCAGGTAGAGCAGGAAGAAAAGGAATATATGAAGTAGGTTATGTTGCAACAGTAAGGGATAATCAAAGGTTTATAAAAGAAAAGTTAGCAGAAAAGGATATAGTAATAAAAGAAGCAGTAATAGGTCCTTCAGAAGCAATTTTAAAAGTACAAGGATTGCCATTAAATGAAAAATTAGCTTTATGGGCTACAAGAGAAGAAACTCTTGATTTTTATAGAAAAATGGATATAAATGAATATTTAATAATTCTAGAAAACATCAAAAGATATAAACTAAAAGAAAGTATTCAATGGGAATTACTTAAAGTTCCCTTTGACGTTTCAAAGAATGAACTTATGGATACTTTTTTAGATTATGTAGAAGAGTTATTTGTATTAAAAAATAAAACCATTACTAAACCACAATGTTATAAGGGGAATTTAGATGAATTAGAATGTTATTATCAAAGAATAAATATGTACTATTCATTCTGTAAAATTTTTAATTTAGAATTTGATGTTAGTTGGATTTATGATGAAAGATTAGAAGTAAGTGAAGAAATTAACAAAATACTCTTAAGAATTTAG
- a CDS encoding cation-transporting P-type ATPase, which translates to MIDTRNSNLSIDKLIRFSKININEIYKILKTNINGISEEEARIRIQRYGPNIIPSSLNFIKENNKYLSCIRNKKERILSAEDITMGDIICLKEGDYIPADVRIISCNDFSINQYILTGENTIIKKYENIRGNYYQHKDITELDNICLQGAKVEKGRATVLVIAIGKDTYYSKNKRPSNKVSNLKSRKRIYKIKSMIKLLEI; encoded by the coding sequence ATGATTGATACAAGAAATAGTAATTTATCTATAGATAAGTTAATTAGATTTAGCAAAATAAATATAAATGAAATCTATAAGATATTAAAAACAAATATAAATGGAATTAGTGAAGAGGAAGCTAGAATACGTATACAAAGGTATGGACCTAATATTATACCTAGTTCATTAAATTTTATAAAAGAAAATAATAAATATTTAAGTTGTATAAGAAATAAAAAGGAAAGAATACTATCAGCAGAAGATATAACTATGGGAGATATAATATGTTTAAAAGAAGGAGATTATATTCCAGCAGACGTTAGGATAATATCTTGCAATGACTTTAGCATAAACCAATATATATTAACAGGAGAAAATACTATAATAAAAAAATATGAAAATATAAGAGGAAATTATTATCAACATAAGGATATAACAGAATTAGATAATATATGTCTCCAAGGAGCAAAAGTTGAAAAGGGTAGGGCTACAGTACTAGTAATTGCTATTGGAAAAGATACCTATTATTCCAAAAATAAAAGACCATCAAATAAAGTATCAAATTTAAAAAGTAGAAAAAGAATATATAAAATAAAAAGTATGATAAAATTATTAGAGATATAA
- a CDS encoding cyclase family protein, whose translation MKIVDLSHEIQYNMTVYSDDERPIFNDISKIKISGYNEKSINICSHTGTHIDSPIHMILFKEGKLIIENLTNLDSLPNEFMFIATPLKFKDSDGCPVRAIGLVE comes from the coding sequence ATGAAGATAGTAGATTTATCACATGAAATTCAGTATAATATGACAGTTTACTCAGATGATGAAAGACCAATATTTAATGATATTTCAAAGATAAAAATATCTGGTTATAATGAAAAAAGTATTAATATATGTTCTCATACAGGAACTCATATAGATTCTCCTATACATATGATTTTATTTAAAGAAGGAAAGTTAATAATAGAAAATTTAACAAACTTAGATAGTCTTCCTAATGAATTTATGTTTATAGCAACACCACTTAAATTTAAAGATTCAGATGGCTGTCCTGTTAGAGCAATTGGATTAGTAGAATAG
- a CDS encoding ABC transporter permease: MWDTIQQIFPYAIAFTIPLLIAALGALFCERSGIVNVGLDGLMIIGSFAGAFTIVKLQEKMPGSSLPLWIGLLVAMLAGMLFSLLHAFASINLNANQVISGTAINMIAGSLTIFLARTITGSGNIRITRGFIPKDVPVLSDIPIIGDLFFSNSYTTTWIVLGILAISIFILYKTSFGLRLRACGEHPQAADAAGINVYKMRYIGVMISGAFSALGGVIILVTYSGEFNGSVSGLGFLALAALIFGQWKPLGILGATLFFGFAATVANVSQVIPTLATIPPVILKVFPYAITLLALILFSKSSQAPKAAGEPFDAGKR; this comes from the coding sequence ATGTGGGATACAATACAACAAATATTTCCATATGCTATTGCATTTACAATTCCTCTTTTAATAGCAGCATTAGGAGCTTTATTCTGTGAAAGAAGTGGTATAGTAAATGTAGGACTTGATGGGCTTATGATTATAGGTTCCTTTGCAGGGGCATTTACAATAGTAAAATTACAAGAAAAGATGCCAGGAAGTTCACTTCCATTATGGATTGGACTTTTAGTAGCAATGTTAGCTGGAATGTTATTTTCATTATTACATGCATTTGCAAGTATAAATTTAAATGCTAATCAAGTTATTAGTGGTACTGCCATAAATATGATTGCAGGATCATTAACAATATTCTTAGCAAGAACTATTACAGGTAGTGGTAATATAAGAATTACTAGAGGTTTTATTCCTAAAGATGTACCAGTACTTTCAGATATTCCGATAATTGGAGATTTATTCTTTAGCAATAGCTATACTACGACTTGGATAGTATTAGGAATATTAGCAATAAGTATATTTATACTTTATAAAACAAGTTTTGGATTAAGATTAAGAGCTTGTGGAGAACATCCTCAAGCAGCTGATGCAGCAGGTATAAACGTCTATAAAATGAGATATATAGGAGTTATGATTTCAGGAGCATTTTCTGCTTTAGGTGGAGTAATAATTCTAGTAACATACTCAGGAGAATTTAATGGAAGTGTTTCAGGATTAGGATTCCTTGCTTTAGCGGCATTAATCTTTGGTCAGTGGAAACCTCTTGGAATATTAGGGGCAACATTATTCTTTGGATTTGCAGCTACAGTTGCTAATGTGTCACAAGTTATACCAACATTAGCTACAATTCCACCAGTTATATTAAAAGTATTCCCTTATGCTATAACATTATTAGCATTGATACTATTCTCAAAATCATCACAAGCACCAAAGGCTGCTGGTGAACCATTTGATGCAGGGAAACGTTAA
- a CDS encoding polysaccharide deacetylase family protein yields the protein MKAKTIFTAIFLICICAFAAFSFKDIIGNNLMVINKEETDNQAEENGQIIEDEEEKEENTEEIKEDKKEVIEYIELDPSEVYVPILMYHSIADLDPTNNLMVPTSQFEEQVKWLKENGFTSMLMGDVISSLKTGKVPKKPVAITFDDGYVDNYTNAYRILKKYDMKATFFIITDNTDKDPAYMSLNMLKEMKESGMAIESHTANHLELDKLSREDKVYSIRQAKDFLKNNLGIENKYLCYPVGKCDNETIEVAKELGIEGAVTTQNGFSNIKNGELQLKRVRISPIEIETFKGIFSEF from the coding sequence GTGAAAGCTAAAACTATATTTACAGCTATATTTTTAATTTGCATATGTGCATTTGCAGCATTTTCTTTTAAAGATATTATAGGAAATAATTTAATGGTTATTAACAAAGAAGAAACAGATAATCAAGCAGAAGAAAATGGACAAATTATAGAAGATGAAGAAGAAAAAGAAGAAAATACAGAAGAGATTAAAGAAGATAAAAAGGAAGTTATTGAGTATATAGAGCTTGATCCAAGTGAAGTATATGTACCAATATTAATGTATCATTCTATTGCAGATTTAGACCCTACAAATAATTTAATGGTCCCTACAAGTCAATTTGAAGAGCAAGTTAAATGGTTAAAAGAAAATGGATTTACTTCTATGCTTATGGGTGATGTTATAAGTTCATTAAAAACAGGTAAAGTTCCTAAAAAACCAGTAGCAATTACTTTTGATGATGGTTATGTAGATAATTATACTAATGCATATAGAATATTAAAAAAATACGATATGAAAGCAACATTTTTTATTATTACGGATAATACAGATAAGGATCCAGCATACATGAGTTTAAATATGCTTAAAGAAATGAAGGAAAGTGGAATGGCTATTGAAAGTCATACGGCTAATCATTTAGAATTAGATAAATTAAGTAGAGAAGATAAGGTTTACTCAATAAGACAAGCTAAAGACTTCTTAAAAAATAATCTTGGAATAGAAAATAAGTATCTTTGCTATCCAGTGGGAAAATGTGATAATGAAACTATAGAAGTTGCAAAAGAACTTGGAATTGAGGGTGCTGTTACTACACAAAATGGTTTTTCAAATATAAAAAATGGAGAATTACAATTAAAAAGAGTTAGGATTTCTCCAATTGAAATAGAAACTTTTAAAGGAATTTTTTCAGAATTTTAG
- a CDS encoding rhodanese-like domain-containing protein yields MRILKYTKSISNRQAENLIKENNKLLILDVRRFAEFKENRIPNSINIPVDDLEWELEDLEEHKDTPILVYCKVGMRSSVACDILENEGFTKLYNLRGGILDYTGFIEE; encoded by the coding sequence GTGAGAATTTTGAAATATACAAAATCTATTAGTAATAGACAAGCAGAAAATTTAATAAAAGAAAATAATAAACTTTTAATATTGGATGTAAGAAGATTTGCTGAATTTAAAGAAAATAGAATACCTAATTCAATAAATATACCAGTTGATGATTTGGAGTGGGAGCTAGAAGATTTAGAAGAACATAAAGATACACCAATACTAGTTTATTGCAAAGTAGGAATGAGAAGTAGTGTAGCTTGTGATATATTAGAAAATGAAGGGTTTACAAAATTATACAATCTTAGAGGGGGAATTTTAGATTATACTGGTTTTATAGAAGAATAA
- a CDS encoding ABC transporter ATP-binding protein has product MEYVVEMLNIRKEFPGIVANDNITLQLRKGEIHALLGENGAGKSTLMGVLFGMYQPEVGKIKIRGKEVKISNPNVANDLGIGMVHQHFKLVSNFTVTENIILGLEPKKGLVVDIKSAAKRIEELSKQYGLNVDPYAKIEDISVGMQQRVEILKMLYRNAEVLIFDEPTAVLTPQEIQELIKIMKGLVQEGKSIIVITHKLKEIKEAADRCTAIRRGKYIGTVDVKTTSEAEMAKMMVGREVSFKVDKSEAKPKDIVMSIKNLSVMNNKKVLGLKNFSLDIRRGEIVGIAGVEGNGQTELVEAITGLRPVDSGNIIYNNEDITAIPVRNRVEKGIAHIPEDRHKRGLVLDYTIEENMVLESYNKKPFSKNGLLNKQAIKEHAQKIIDTFDVRSGEGADSIARTLSGGNQQKAIIGREVELNPELLLAVQPTRGLDVGSIEYIHKRLVEQRDNGKAVLLISLELDEILNVADRIAVINNGELIGIVNSKETNENEIGLMMAGVKEEKNHEE; this is encoded by the coding sequence ATGGAATATGTAGTAGAGATGCTTAATATTCGTAAGGAGTTTCCGGGGATTGTTGCAAATGATAACATTACTCTTCAACTAAGAAAAGGTGAAATTCATGCTTTACTTGGTGAAAATGGTGCAGGAAAATCGACTTTAATGGGAGTTTTATTTGGAATGTATCAACCTGAAGTTGGTAAGATAAAAATAAGAGGTAAGGAAGTAAAAATAAGCAATCCAAATGTTGCGAATGATTTAGGAATAGGAATGGTTCATCAACATTTTAAACTTGTTAGCAATTTTACTGTAACAGAAAATATAATTTTAGGATTAGAGCCTAAAAAGGGATTGGTTGTAGATATTAAGTCAGCAGCTAAAAGAATAGAAGAGTTATCAAAACAATATGGATTAAATGTAGATCCTTATGCAAAAATAGAGGATATTTCTGTAGGAATGCAGCAACGTGTTGAAATACTAAAAATGCTTTATAGAAACGCAGAAGTCTTAATATTTGATGAACCTACTGCAGTTTTAACACCACAAGAAATACAAGAATTAATAAAAATAATGAAGGGTCTTGTTCAAGAAGGAAAATCAATAATAGTAATTACCCATAAATTAAAAGAAATAAAAGAAGCTGCGGATAGATGTACAGCTATACGTAGAGGAAAATACATAGGAACAGTTGATGTAAAAACCACTAGTGAAGCTGAAATGGCAAAAATGATGGTTGGTAGAGAGGTTTCATTTAAGGTAGATAAAAGTGAAGCTAAGCCTAAAGATATCGTTATGAGTATTAAAAATCTTTCAGTAATGAATAATAAAAAGGTATTAGGTTTAAAAAACTTTTCATTAGATATAAGAAGAGGCGAGATTGTAGGTATTGCTGGGGTTGAAGGAAATGGACAAACTGAACTTGTAGAAGCAATAACAGGACTAAGACCTGTAGACTCAGGAAATATAATTTATAATAACGAAGATATAACTGCAATTCCAGTTAGAAATAGGGTTGAAAAAGGTATAGCTCATATACCTGAAGATAGACATAAGAGAGGATTAGTTCTTGATTATACAATAGAAGAAAATATGGTTTTAGAATCATATAATAAAAAGCCTTTTTCAAAAAATGGATTATTAAATAAACAAGCAATAAAAGAACATGCTCAAAAAATAATAGATACTTTTGATGTAAGATCTGGAGAAGGGGCTGATTCAATAGCTAGAACTTTATCAGGTGGAAATCAACAAAAAGCTATTATAGGTAGAGAAGTTGAATTAAATCCAGAATTATTACTTGCTGTACAACCAACAAGAGGTCTTGATGTTGGATCAATAGAGTATATTCATAAAAGATTAGTAGAGCAAAGAGATAATGGAAAAGCTGTCTTGCTTATATCTTTAGAATTAGATGAGATACTAAATGTAGCAGATAGAATTGCTGTTATAAATAATGGTGAATTAATTGGTATAGTGAATTCAAAAGAAACAAATGAAAATGAAATAGGTCTTATGATGGCAGGAGTAAAGGAGGAAAAGAACCATGAAGAATAG